Proteins from a single region of Geothrix sp. PMB-07:
- a CDS encoding GxxExxY protein produces MNPEPGKDHHQDTKTPRKNLSPQEERIASLIVDAAIKVHPALGPGLLESVYETCLSHELRHRGLQVEAQVPVPIRYEGLTLDGGFRLDLLVEGLAVIELKALEKLLPVHDAQLLTCLKLSGRRLGFLLNFNVPVMKNGISRFVL; encoded by the coding sequence GTGAATCCGGAACCCGGAAAAGATCACCACCAAGACACGAAGACACCAAGAAAGAACCTCTCACCTCAAGAAGAGAGGATTGCCTCCTTGATTGTGGATGCCGCCATTAAGGTTCATCCCGCCTTGGGTCCCGGGCTATTAGAAAGCGTGTACGAAACGTGTCTTTCGCATGAGCTTCGTCATCGTGGGCTGCAAGTGGAAGCGCAAGTCCCAGTGCCGATCCGTTATGAAGGATTGACCCTGGATGGCGGATTCCGCCTCGACCTCCTTGTGGAAGGGCTCGCGGTCATTGAGCTCAAGGCTTTGGAGAAACTCCTGCCGGTCCATGACGCCCAACTTCTTACCTGCTTGAAGCTGTCCGGCCGAAGGCTCGGCTTTCTCCTCAATTTCAATGTCCCCGTTATGAAGAACGGAATTTCAAGATTCGTTCTCTAA
- a CDS encoding CTP synthase: protein MTKYVFVTGGVLSSLGKGIAAASLGALLEARGLKVTLMKMDPYLNVDPGTMSPFQHGEVFVTDDGAETDLDLGHYERFTSVPTTQNHTITTGRIYNTVIQKERRGDYLGKTVQVIPHITDEIKGVMKKVAKDMDVVIVEIGGTVGDIESQPFLEAIRQFKLEAGLGNAINMHLTYVPFIKAAGELKSKPTQHSVKELRALGIQPDVLLCRAEQDIPRDLKDKIALFCSVTQDAVFSARDAHSIYEVPLNLHQEGLDAKVAVLLGLGEKQPDLSAWQNLLHRIRNPKGSVRIGVVGKYVEFKESYKSLIEALHHAGYGLETHVDLKWIEAEELENQDPAAFLQDCHGVLVPGGFGVRGTRGMIKSIQYAREHKIPFFGICLGMQMASVEFARNVVGLEGADSTEFDDAPKHRVIFKLRELVDVEELGGTMRLGAYPCRLAPASQAAKAYASTDISERHRHRYEFNHEYKKALEEKGLVFTGMSPDGVFVEIVELKDHPYYLACQFHPEFKSRPLNPHPLFTAFVKASAINRG from the coding sequence ATGACTAAGTATGTGTTCGTCACCGGCGGTGTGCTTTCGAGCCTGGGCAAGGGCATTGCCGCGGCGAGCCTGGGCGCCCTGCTGGAGGCCCGCGGGCTGAAGGTGACGCTCATGAAGATGGATCCCTACCTGAACGTGGATCCGGGCACCATGTCGCCCTTCCAGCACGGCGAGGTGTTCGTCACCGATGACGGTGCCGAGACCGATCTGGACCTGGGCCACTACGAGCGCTTCACCTCGGTGCCCACCACCCAGAACCACACCATCACCACGGGCCGCATCTACAACACCGTGATCCAGAAGGAGCGCCGCGGCGACTACCTGGGCAAGACCGTGCAGGTGATCCCCCACATCACGGACGAGATCAAGGGCGTGATGAAGAAGGTGGCCAAGGACATGGACGTGGTGATCGTGGAGATCGGCGGCACCGTGGGCGACATCGAGAGCCAGCCCTTCCTCGAGGCCATCCGGCAGTTCAAGCTGGAAGCGGGCCTCGGCAACGCCATCAACATGCACCTCACCTACGTGCCCTTCATCAAGGCCGCGGGCGAGCTGAAATCCAAGCCCACCCAGCACAGCGTCAAGGAACTGCGCGCCCTGGGCATCCAGCCCGACGTCCTGCTCTGCCGCGCCGAGCAGGACATCCCCCGCGACTTGAAGGACAAGATCGCCTTGTTCTGCTCCGTGACCCAGGACGCGGTCTTCAGCGCCCGCGATGCCCACTCCATCTACGAGGTGCCCCTCAACCTGCACCAGGAGGGCCTCGATGCCAAGGTGGCCGTGCTGCTGGGGCTGGGCGAAAAGCAGCCGGATCTCAGCGCCTGGCAGAACCTGTTGCACCGCATCCGCAACCCCAAGGGCAGCGTGCGCATCGGCGTGGTGGGCAAGTACGTGGAGTTCAAGGAGAGCTACAAGAGCCTCATCGAGGCCCTGCACCACGCAGGCTACGGACTGGAAACCCACGTGGACCTCAAGTGGATCGAGGCAGAAGAACTGGAGAACCAGGATCCTGCCGCCTTCCTGCAGGATTGCCACGGCGTGCTGGTGCCCGGCGGCTTCGGCGTGCGCGGCACCCGCGGCATGATCAAGTCCATCCAGTACGCCCGCGAGCACAAGATCCCCTTCTTCGGCATCTGCCTCGGCATGCAGATGGCCTCCGTGGAGTTCGCCCGCAACGTGGTGGGTCTGGAAGGCGCCGATTCCACCGAGTTCGACGACGCCCCCAAGCATCGCGTGATCTTCAAGCTGCGCGAACTGGTCGATGTGGAAGAACTGGGCGGGACCATGCGACTGGGCGCCTATCCCTGCCGCCTCGCGCCGGCCAGCCAGGCGGCCAAGGCCTACGCCAGCACCGACATCAGCGAACGCCACCGCCACCGCTACGAGTTCAACCACGAATACAAGAAGGCGCTGGAGGAGAAGGGTCTCGTGTTCACGGGCATGAGCCCCGATGGCGTCTTCGTGGAGATCGTGGAGCTGAAGGACCACCCCTACTACCTGGCCTGTCAGTTCCACCCCGAGTTCAAGAGCCGCCCCCTGAACCCGCACCCCTTGTTCACGGCCTTCGTGAAGGCGAGCGCCATCAATCGGGGCTGA
- a CDS encoding ATP citrate lyase citrate-binding domain-containing protein has translation MQLSGLRYGSKLLQLVEFPVAEFIDGSATNQEIQQFLEKHKKLVVKPAFYGGVGKKGKAGLVRVVSTLQEALQAKRDLFFAQHVYGNKTVTANGVTMEAFVPSDLEVYFSISSSSVHRGPVFTITPWGGVDIEELPAEKKAVVEIDPFIGINAFEITNALTDTGCPEAFISALVQHLPKLWDLYDGYGLTTIELNPIRVQRRNNQILPVACDVKASFDQDNPAWKRIGLPDVLFQTETTPFEADINELRTYQGQSDVLEMNPNGSIIPFMFGGGANSAGTETLGEAAIFSSDFGGNPPYEKIYEISRIAFDHWYKQASMLLLIGGKANNTDIYVTFKGVFDALRDHVSKAGWKPLYVVIGRGGPNVVKGMFYAKDILDRLRLPYKVFGHDTSMILTLEYAKKVDEWWRAEGAEAYRKQVETQVRA, from the coding sequence ATGCAACTTTCGGGCTTGCGGTACGGCTCCAAGCTTCTGCAGCTGGTTGAATTTCCCGTGGCGGAGTTCATTGATGGATCGGCCACGAACCAGGAGATCCAGCAGTTCCTCGAGAAGCACAAGAAGCTGGTGGTGAAGCCGGCCTTCTACGGCGGTGTGGGAAAAAAGGGCAAGGCGGGGCTGGTGCGGGTGGTGAGCACGCTGCAGGAGGCCCTGCAGGCCAAGCGCGATCTGTTCTTCGCCCAGCATGTCTACGGCAACAAGACGGTCACGGCCAATGGGGTGACCATGGAGGCCTTCGTCCCCTCCGATCTGGAAGTCTATTTCAGCATCTCCAGTTCCAGCGTGCACCGCGGCCCTGTGTTCACCATCACGCCGTGGGGCGGTGTGGACATCGAAGAGCTTCCGGCCGAGAAGAAGGCCGTGGTGGAGATCGATCCCTTCATCGGTATCAATGCCTTCGAGATCACCAACGCGCTGACGGATACAGGCTGTCCCGAGGCCTTCATCTCGGCCCTGGTGCAGCACCTGCCCAAGCTTTGGGACCTCTATGATGGCTACGGCCTCACCACCATCGAGCTCAATCCCATCCGGGTGCAGCGCCGGAACAACCAGATCCTGCCGGTGGCCTGCGACGTGAAGGCGAGCTTCGATCAGGACAACCCGGCCTGGAAGCGCATCGGTTTGCCCGATGTCCTCTTCCAGACGGAAACCACCCCCTTCGAGGCGGACATCAACGAGCTGCGCACCTACCAGGGCCAGAGCGACGTGCTGGAGATGAATCCCAACGGCAGCATCATTCCCTTCATGTTCGGCGGCGGCGCCAACAGCGCGGGCACGGAAACGCTGGGCGAGGCGGCCATCTTCTCCTCGGATTTCGGCGGCAATCCTCCCTACGAAAAGATCTACGAGATCAGCCGCATCGCCTTCGATCACTGGTACAAGCAGGCCAGCATGCTGCTGCTCATCGGCGGCAAGGCCAACAACACGGACATCTACGTGACCTTCAAGGGCGTCTTCGATGCCCTGCGCGACCACGTTTCAAAAGCGGGCTGGAAGCCGCTCTACGTGGTGATCGGACGGGGCGGGCCCAACGTGGTGAAGGGCATGTTCTACGCCAAGGACATCCTCGACCGCCTGCGGCTGCCCTACAAGGTGTTCGGCCACGACACGTCCATGATCCTCACGCTGGAATATGCGAAGAAGGTGGACGAGTGGTGGCGGGCCGAAGGGGCCGAAGCCTACCGCAAGCAGGTTGAAACGCAGGTCCGGGCCTAG